Within candidate division TA06 bacterium, the genomic segment GGCTACGACGAAATCAGGCATCGCCTGGCACAACTCAAAGAGAACGGCGCGAGCTGTATCCCACTGGCTGGAGAACGCCAGGCCTCCAGGAGTTGCTCGTACCCCCTCAAACCAGACTCCGGTGTATTCGCCTTTGATAGGGTCGAACTGATATATACGATTGGGCTGTCTCGTGTCCCCCAGGACGGAAACCCACAGCCAGGGATTCCCTGGCGACGCATCATCCCATGCTAGACCAAAGATCAGGTATGAGTTGGGATAGGAAGCGACAACAACTCCTGTCGTGTCAATCTTGACGATTGCTAGATCCAGGAAGCTTACCCATGCATATTGCCCATCCCACGCAAGCCCCAGGCCAACATCATGCGGCCCCCGAAATTTGTACAGCACATTGCCAAACTTGTCGAAAGCAGTTATCATCGAATCGTCACTTCCAAAGAAATAGTCATGGTCAGGCCTGTAGGCGAGATCCCACCATCCCCAGTCACCCAGTTCTGAGTTCTTACTCTTCTGCGCAAATTCCCTTACGTATTTCCCATCCCTGTCAAAGACATATATCATGTTCGAATCACCCCAAGCATTCGCCCCGGTCACATAAAAATAATCCCCGTCGAATTCTACTCCGTATAACCCCTGGTCTCCAGTGTAGTAGAAAGCCCATATCGAATCGCCAAGGCTAGTCATCGGACTAGTGTAACCTTGTTCCCGTTGTCTTTCAGAAGGCTTCACATCAAAACCCCGTGCCATCCTCGGCTCGGGCATGGCCATTGCGGAGACTCCCTCTGCCGACGTATGGATCTGAATGTTGCCCCCTCCCAGAAAGTCTCCAGCCGAGTAATAAGGATTTCCATCTGCGTCGTAGATATGTATGCTGAACCTGTCCCTGCCGTGGCCGGGCTCGCCGCGATCCTCAACCTCACATTCGAACCCATATCCGTACATACCATTGACCCTACAAAGCCCTGAGAAATCAGCCACGGTGTCTCCATGTACGACTAGGGTTTCTATCGTGTCGCTGTGGACTTTCATCTTTGCCGCATGGTCATTGAATTGGAGCTGACCCCATGTGACCCCAGCCTCAGAATGCACATTGAAGCCAAATGTTCTCTTGTCCGCAGAACCCAATGGGACTACAGGGATCCAGCCTCCACCAGTGACCAGGGCTGACACACCGTAGGTCTCCAGAATCGCTATGTGCCATCCGAACCAATCCACGTCTGTTGAACAAGTCACAGTGTTTGTCCCACTGATGCACTGCACCGGAAGCTCAAAGAGACTCGCCGCAGGTCCCCTATTCCCGTGGAACACGTCTCCCGGGCCGAGTATTACCTTGCCATTGAAAGATATCAATTCCGCAGTCCCAGATAAATTACCGGCCTGTGTAAAGAGAAAGAGGGTTGCTGAATCCCCTGCAATGTCGGCGAAATTGGAGCTGCTGCTGGCATTTTCTAATGACTCAGCACCATCGTTAATTACTATCTGCCTCCTTGGCTCCGAGGGATGGCTGTAGATAGCCACGAGCGCCTCGCCGCAGCTCCTTCCTAATGCAGATACAGAATATGTGTAGTTGCCATTTCCTGTTAAGAAGGGCGTCACGTCCCAACGATAGGCACAGAGGTCGTAAAAGGTGCTGCCACCATATCCCCAGCCAGGATCGTGGTCAAATGGCAGGACAGCAGGCAACGGGTTGCCGTCAAAGGTGGCAGACGCTGTATTGGTGTGTACTTGGTCCCACGATGCTTCATACATGTACGCCCAAAGGATGCCGGCACCAGAAGGAATTTCTGAGACGGTGAAGGTCCCGGATTTTCCTTTCGTCGCCACTACGTCAACCACAACACCTCCGCGCCCGGTCCAGGAAAAGGATGTCGTTGGGGGATTGTCGCCGTCTACGCAAGGAATCGTGTCCTGAATCTCCGATTCCTCTGCAAGCGGAACCACTGTGGGCGCCGGCATTGGTTTGCTGGGTTTAGCGATAAGAAGAGGGACGTCAAGTATCAAAACAAGAAGGCTTATCCCGGCCGAGATGGCCATACCCAAGGGGAATCTCGTGCCATTCATAACTCCCTCCCGACAGAACTGCATTTCGTATCTTGAGGGCAATCTCCCGTAACCGCCCACTTGAATAATAGCACATTCCTCGGTATTTGCAACACTTTCGGCGAAGCCGCCGCGCAGCCGAGCGTGCGCACACTATCATTTGGCCTCAACCCGCGTACGTGGTTGAAGTTCTCATGGCTTTGGTGACTGTGCCCAAATTGTGTCCATCGGAGACCAAACTCGGCTCCCCGACCCCATCTCAAGAAAACTGTGGGAATAGGTTCCATCGCTCCTTTAGCTGTACGCCAACAATTGGCTATCGCCAGCTTCTCAGATCACACGGTTCATCTTAGATTTCGGCCTCCTTTTCACATGGGCTACCTGAAGTCTAGAGGAGAACGGTGGGAGTGTCAAGTAGTCTCGGATGACCTCCCGGACCGCTGTGCCAGATTTGTGCCAACCTGGACGCAAAAACGACGAAGATCGAAAATCGAAATTCGACACGCACGAAATCACGAAACCCCCTTGCCCATCCCTCTTTTCCACATCTGCTCATCTGTTCATGTT encodes:
- a CDS encoding DUF3344 domain-containing protein, with the translated sequence MQFCREGVMNGTRFPLGMAISAGISLLVLILDVPLLIAKPSKPMPAPTVVPLAEESEIQDTIPCVDGDNPPTTSFSWTGRGGVVVDVVATKGKSGTFTVSEIPSGAGILWAYMYEASWDQVHTNTASATFDGNPLPAVLPFDHDPGWGYGGSTFYDLCAYRWDVTPFLTGNGNYTYSVSALGRSCGEALVAIYSHPSEPRRQIVINDGAESLENASSSSNFADIAGDSATLFLFTQAGNLSGTAELISFNGKVILGPGDVFHGNRGPAASLFELPVQCISGTNTVTCSTDVDWFGWHIAILETYGVSALVTGGGWIPVVPLGSADKRTFGFNVHSEAGVTWGQLQFNDHAAKMKVHSDTIETLVVHGDTVADFSGLCRVNGMYGYGFECEVEDRGEPGHGRDRFSIHIYDADGNPYYSAGDFLGGGNIQIHTSAEGVSAMAMPEPRMARGFDVKPSERQREQGYTSPMTSLGDSIWAFYYTGDQGLYGVEFDGDYFYVTGANAWGDSNMIYVFDRDGKYVREFAQKSKNSELGDWGWWDLAYRPDHDYFFGSDDSMITAFDKFGNVLYKFRGPHDVGLGLAWDGQYAWVSFLDLAIVKIDTTGVVVASYPNSYLIFGLAWDDASPGNPWLWVSVLGDTRQPNRIYQFDPIKGEYTGVWFEGVRATPGGLAFSSQWDTARAVLFELCQAMPDFVVAYDLGPIQRTLDATVDIKPEVLNLKSKGRWVTCYI